The Pirellulales bacterium DNA segment GCCCGCCGCCCGTGATTTGAATCAGCATCACTTCGCTCCCATCTTTGCCCGGGCCGTAAGTGTAACGCTTGACGCTGGTGCCGTCGTCCTCTTTTTTGGGCAGTTCTTCCACTTGCGGCTTTTCCGGGCAGCCATCGAGCTTGGCCCACTCGGTCATGGTGCCATCGACCGATTTGCAATGAAAGACTCCTTCGGCAGTGTTGCGGGCGCCGGCGTAGGGAACGAGTTTGTCGTCGGTGCCGTGGAAGTGGAGCACACTGACGGGGCGCTTGAGGTGCACGTTGTCAAGGCACAACGAGCCGGCGATGGGCGCGATGGCGGCGATGCGATCACTCAAACCGGCCGCCAAGGCGTAACACATCATGCCGCCGTTGGAAATGCCGGTGGCGTAGATGCGATTGGGATCGACATTCGCCACCGTTCCCAAATCGTCCAGCACGGCGCCGAGGAATTTAACATCGTTCGGTGGATTGCTGCCGAACAAGTGGGGAGTGCGATCGCTGCAGTTCCAAAACAAGGCGGCGCCGCCCAGCTGCGGTTTGGTATCGCCCAAAGCTGTGCCGTTGGGATACACGGCGATGAAATTGCGCTCGTCGGCGGTGCGGTTCAGGCCGGAATAAATGGCCGTGATGGGTCCGTTGGTGTACGCC contains these protein-coding regions:
- a CDS encoding PHB depolymerase family esterase; translated protein: MHAALLCCLLAVAADVQPLSPGSHDRTLQVDNQERSYQVYVPPKYDPKHPTPVVLVLHGAYTNGPITAIYSGLNRTADERNFIAVYPNGTALGDTKPQLGGAALFWNCSDRTPHLFGSNPPNDVKFLGAVLDDLGTVANVDPNRIYATGISNGGMMCYALAAGLSDRIAAIAPIAGSLCLDNVHLKRPVSVLHFHGTDDKLVPYAGARNTAEGVFHCKSVDGTMTEWAKLDGCPEKPQVEELPKKEDDGTSVKRYTYGPGKDGSEVMLIQITGGGHTWPNRPMLPALETALGKTTHQISANDMMWDFFDKHPMSK